In Chthoniobacterales bacterium, the sequence CGCCAGCGCGGCCTCATTGACCAGCATTACCGCGATTACGAGGAGCCTCCCGGCAACGGCGGATTCCTCTTCAATGGCGGCCGCCTCTACCTCGACATGGGCCACCTCGAATACGCCACCGCCGAGTGCCTCGACCTCCATGATCTCGTCGCCCACGAGCTCGCCGGCGACCAGCTCATCCTCGAAGCCCTCCAATGCCTGAGTGAAATGGAACCCGACTCTGACGTTTCCTTCCTCAAAAACAACATCGACCACTTCACCGACGCCACCTTTGGCTGCCATGAAAACTACCTCATGCAGCGCGACGCCCTTTTACCGACGGTGCCCTCGGAGCCCTCCTCGCCTTCCTCGCCACCCGGCAAATCTTCACCGGCAGCGGACGCATCGGCAGCGCCGCCCCACAATTCTACACCGACCCCGAGGAGCCCCTCCTCACCCCGCAGTTCCAGATGAGCCAGCGCGCCGACCACATGGTCAACGACATCTACCAGTGGGTGCAATTTAACCGCTCCATCATCAACGCCCGCGACGAACCCCTCGCCGACCCGCGCCGCTACCGCCGCCTCCACCTCCTCATCGGCGACTCGAATATGAGCCCCTACGCCATCGCCCTCAAAGTCGGCACCACCGCCCTCATCCTCCGGCTCCTCGAAGAACAGGCCCTCCCCACCGACCTCGCCCTCCTCGACGCCGTCCATACCACCCGCACCCTCTCGCGCGACATCGGCGGCGCCTGGCTCGTCCGCTTGGAAAATGGGGAAACGATCAGCGCCATCGACCTGCAACTCGCCTTTCTCCGCGCCGCCCGCGACCGCTTTGCCCACGAAAACCCCGAGACCGACTGGGTCCTTGCCCAGTGGGAATACGTTCTCACCCATCTGCGCAGCGACCCCGAGAGCCTCCTCGGCGGCGTGGACTGGCTCACGAAACACTGGCTGCTCCAGCTCTTTGCCGACGCCGAACACCTCGCCTTCGACGATCCGTGGATGCTCAGCCAGGACCTCGAATACCACAACATCGACCCCGCGCGCGGCCTCTTCCACTCCATCGAGAGCGCCGGGGAGATCCGCCGCTTTAACGACTCCGCCCGCCGCGCCAACGCCCTCGGCGAGCCCCCGGCCAACACCCGCGCTGCGGGTCGTTCCACCGCCATGCACCGCATCCGGGAGCGCGGCCTTCCCTATTTTCTCAACTGGGACGCCGTCGCCCTCGACGAACACCGTACCCTGCTCCTGCCCGACCCATTCCGCCCTTACTCGACTGAAGCCGCCGCCTTCCTGCCCTAAAGAACGCCCTTTCGGCCTCCCAGGCATTTGCCCTCCAGAAGCGGTCCATGGAGCGCATCTGTCCTCAGATGCCACATGTGCCCGACTCCCCCCTTCCGGCCAGCGATACGCCTTCTGCCACTCCGCAGC encodes:
- a CDS encoding proteasome accessory factor PafA2 family protein: MFTGSGRIGSAAPQFYTDPEEPLLTPQFQMSQRADHMVNDIYQWVQFNRSIINARDEPLADPRRYRRLHLLIGDSNMSPYAIALKVGTTALILRLLEEQALPTDLALLDAVHTTRTLSRDIGGAWLVRLENGETISAIDLQLAFLRAARDRFAHENPETDWVLAQWEYVLTHLRSDPESLLGGVDWLTKHWLLQLFADAEHLAFDDPWMLSQDLEYHNIDPARGLFHSIESAGEIRRFNDSARRANALGEPPANTRAAGRSTAMHRIRERGLPYFLNWDAVALDEHRTLLLPDPFRPYSTEAAAFLP
- a CDS encoding proteasome accessory factor PafA2 family protein, which codes for MDRIVGIEIEYGCLATGPLAASWPARVRNFLFAERQRGLIDQHYRDYEEPPGNGGFLFNGGRLYLDMGHLEYATAECLDLHDLVAHELAGDQLILEALQCLSEMEPDSDVSFLKNNIDHFTDATFGCHENYLMQRDALLPTVPSEPSSPSSPPGKSSPAADASAAPPHNSTPTPRSPSSPRSSR